The Balaenoptera acutorostrata chromosome 13, mBalAcu1.1, whole genome shotgun sequence region AAAAGCAGGCATTCTTgtgaggaaaagttttcagtatTTCACCTCTGAGTAGACGTTAACtgtgagttttatatatatggactttattatgttgaggtactttCCTTTACTATGTTGAAGTACTATTCCTGGACTGTtgagtgtgttttttattttttaatcatgaaaaggtgttgaattttgtcaaaaaaattttttttctgcatcaattgggatgatcatgtggtttttatcctttactctgttaatatgatgtattacattgattgaccCATCCttgcatttcagaaataaatcccacttggtcatggtgtataatccagttaatatgttgttgaattctgtttggtaatattttgttgagggtttttgcatcaatatttataggagatattggtctgtagatttcttttcttgtagtgtctttgtctggctttggtgtcaggttaattctggcctcataaaatgagtttgaaagcattccctcctctttaattttttgaaggagtttgagaaggattggtgtttcttctttaaatgtttggtagaattcaccagtgagccgtctggtcctgggcttttctttgttggcaatctgcttACTAGCTATAGTTCTATTCAGGTTTCCTATTTTTTGATGATTCACTTGGTAGGTTGCAtaattctaggaatttgtccagtttatccaatttgttggtgtacaaCTGTTCCTAATgctctcttatgatcctttttatttctataatattcACAGTAATGtgccctctttcatttctgactttaGTTATTTTGAGATTATACGTTTTTGGAAAGAATATACAGAGCTGAAGTGACCTTCTTATTACATCATACCAAGTGGTTCATGATATCCACACATCACTGGTGCTGTTAAACTTTAGGCAGTGCTTCTCTGGCAGGTGTAATTTTTGCCCTCAGGGGACATTTAGCAATGTCTATTTTTGGTTGTTGTAactggtggggcagggggaggattGCTACTGGTATTTAGTGGAGAAAGGCCAGGAATGATACTTAAAATCCTATAAGTGGAAAAAATAGCCCCCAtccccaacaaagaattatctggccccaaatgtcaatagtactGAGGTTAAGAAACCTTAGGTTAAAGTAGtttttgccaggtttctccactgtggttactatttttcccttcccATACTCTATTCCTTGGAAGCAAGTCAACAGGTCCAGCCTCTTCtaggagtgggaggtggggattAAACTCCACATCCTGAGGGGGGAAAATCTAcatatattatttggaattcttccataaggaagatttgtctcttctgccatatttatttatatcagtatggacccATGTATATTTATTTGGCCTTGGGAACACTTTCAGGTTGGCTCCTATGTTCCTTTGACCTGCTCCCAGTGTTTTGTTTCTTGAGTTCTTGCTTACTTTCTGGTGCTATAACATACTCCtggctcatcttgtattttccctgccctagccctagaatcagccatttctcaaaGGAGCACTGGTTCCTTTTATTTGTAGAATGCTATCTACAAACCATGAGCTAGGTATGCCTATTGATACTGGAGTATCATTGCCCTGGGTCCTCTCAGAGAACAGAGctatgttatatatgtatgtatatgtgatatatatatatatatatatatatatatatatatatatatatacacacacacacacacacacacacacacacacacacacgcacacacatatatatatatttactaaccCATGTATACACACATTCTGTAACTGTTTCTGGTCTATCCATCTGCATGGGTGTGTGAATTTATATTAATGTCTAGGACTCTAATGATGCTGGTAGTTTTTGATTTGAACACTGGACATTGTGCATGAAAAGTTAGTTATAGCCTCTGGATGAGGTTGTCATTCTCCAGACAGGATTCAccctcttttctcttctcatcGGCAGCTAGATTAGGAGTAGATAACTTAATTTACTAAAAGGCTGACCTGACTTGAGATTGCATTTCAGACTTTTTTTAGACTTGGTCCACACATAtttcattcttattctgaggGTATATATAGCCTTTTAATGTTTACCCTGAAATTGTGGGGTGTTTATAAGAACACTTCCTACTTGGCATGTCCTGTATTCCCAATTTTTATCCACTATCACAGTGAGTTTGCTGAGTTCCACTTGACCTTCCAGTGTCCTTTGGTTAGATTTCTTGGCCTTTTGCCCTGCTAGTTTGAGAATCAGCAAATGCCTGGGGGAAATCAACTGGCATAAAATGTCAGGTCCAATTCTCTgtgtttctcttccctttttactCTGTATACTTCACTACTGTTTAAATTTTTACAGTAGGCAGTGTTATTTTTGTAACTCAGAAATGACCTAGTAGGCAAGTAGATTTAGAAAACTGGGGGAGAGTGAGGAGTGTAGGATAGCAACCAGTTATTTTATCTGGATGGCAAGGTGTTTAGTAGGGGATTCAGGAGGAAGATATCATGGGTGTGTGTCAACTTCATGAATTTGAGTTTACTTGTAGGACACTAGATAGTAATGTGTAGTAAGCAGTTGGCTCTTAACGTTTATTCTCAGGAAAGATGGCTAACCTTCAGATATAAATTTGatcatcttattttttcttcttcacttttaaaattccCTAAAGAACAGATGATAATTGATTGTACGCTTTTTTTTCCCTACTCACTTCTCAACCTATCATCATGTCTATGCATTTTAGCTCCTCTACTTCTGGATCTTGTGATTTTACTTCCAGACTTCCCAAATAGTTTTCCTTTCTGCTCCTCCTTTTAATTTTAGACTCTTCTGAAAGCAGGAAGATGATCATGCCATTCCCTGGTTCAAAGATCTTAATGGCTTCCCATTACCTTGAgaataaaatgcagaaatatgAAATCTATTCCAACCATACCTAGTacttttctgttttacagatgacacTAAACCCCAGAAAGCTGAAGTGTCTGCTTGTTTAGcatcacatttctttttcttttaatttttaaaaaaatttatttatttttatttttggctgcgttgggtcctcgttaacatgtgtggactttctctagttgtggcaagcgggggctactcttcgctgtgatgtacgggcttctcattgcagtggcttctcgttgtggagcacaggctctaggtgcacaggcttcagtagttgtgacacgcaggctcagtagttgtggcttgagggctctagagtgcaggcttagttgcttcacagcatgtgggaccttccccaaccagggatcgaacctgtgtcccctgcattggcaggcggattcttaaccactgcaccacgagggaagccctagcaTCACATTTCttaactgtcttttctcctacTTCATTTTAATTTCCACTTTATTCTTACTCTTTTAAGTACATGCTTCAGTCATTATTTTCCTAAACACTTGAGCATGAGGGCAGGAATCATTTTTTCTTCAGCAGCACTTGGTACAGTCCCTGACACTGAATACTTATTGAATTAATGACTAAGCACCATACTCTATACCACTTCttatattttcttgcttctgtgcTTTTGTTGATTATTCCTTCTCTGCCTTTATGCCTCTACTCCCATCCTTCAAAACTCAAATCTCAGGAGCTCCAcaaagcttttccttttctttccaatcAGAATTGAACCCTACCTCCTGTGAGCTCTTATAAGCATCTTGCCTAACTTTATGATTATATTGAGCCATATATTTTCTGTATACATCAGCCTTTATCACTGTACAACACATGCTTTTTGGGGACAGTATATTCTTTGTGTATACTACAAAACCTAAAAAAATGCCTTGCACATAATAATTTAACAATGTatgttacattaaaatattaattggaTAATTATGGGGGATAGTCAAAGTAAATGACAGTAGCAGGATTTTAACAAATGGTTAATACCACAAAgacaatttttcttatttttaaaaattgtttctgtttttcagttgAAAACATTGTGTACACATGGcatattatcaatatatatgtcagaaatcaacaaacaaaacaaagtttgATGAAtgttgccattaaaaaaaagatcaataggtctttttatttttagacagAATATGCAATATAGTCATGTGGGTGTTACTTTAGCTAACATTTTTGTTCCATCTATAGATGACAGACAGGATAAACATAGTAGTAGAGAAATATTCACACTTTAACatatggaattatttttttaaaaattgtttcacaTATTTAGAAACTGTAATTAAATGGTAGTGTTGAAGAAGTAATTTCAAACCACTAAAGTTTATGAATGGGCTACATTATTAAGAGCAAAATAAATTCATGTTTGCTGTTAACACCACAGGAACTTGAAAACTCATGCTCACTAGGAAGACCAAAACTTGGCCCCCTCCCAAAAAAAAGGATATTTCAGAAAATGGGGCACTAGAGTTATGCAGTTAGTAAGTTTCATACCAGCATAGCATAGCATGTTCACACAGAGGGAATTTAATAACTAATGTTTGCATAAGGTAGGATTCTCCAGCTGTCAGGAGGTAAGTGGTATGCGGATTATCAGAGTGAATGCCAATTAAGATATGGGCAGGGTTTAAGTTTTCCCTACATTCTCTAAAATAACTTCTCTGATATGCAATAGGTGAGCTGGGCTCACTAAAGGTTTGAGATTATAACACTAATACATTTCCTTCTGAGTTCTGATTGCACACAACACCACACTGATTTTTACAATATCTGATAAGGTTCTGCATTAATATGGTTAGACATTTCTTATAATGATAAAACTTTCCTCTTGTGTAGTGTTTGAATAAAAGACTAGAGCTTTTCTTACATTACAGCAGatagaaatttttttccattgtttctgacattcagtaaaaattttttCACATTGAAGGTTTTCCAACAACTCACATGATTCATCCTcagaaattttctttattaatgtcTGAGCTTTGAGTTAaactttcattataaaaattgaattaatatGCTTTCtctctagtgtgtgtgtgtctttttttaatgtagcacAAAAGTTGAGCATTGATTAAAACCTTTTTCATAATCATTCATAGCAttcataagatttttttctggctgagtgcCTCTGGTACTGAATAAAGTTGGTGTATACACTAAAGGTTTTCCCATATTCAACACATTTAGAGTGTCTTCCCCAGAATGGACTTTCTCATGATTAATAAGATCAGAGAGTTGGCTAAAACTTCTGCTACATTGAACACACCTGTGGGGTTTCTCTCCAATGTGGATTCTCTGGTGTTCAGTAAGATCAGTGCATGTGCTAAAGGCTTTCCCAGACACATCACATTTATATGGATTTTCATTAGTGTGGATTCTTTGATGGTTAATGAGATCAGAGCGCCGATTAAAGCTTTTGCCACACTGATCGCATGGATATggtttctccccagtgtggatCCTCTGATGTAGGACAAGAGCTGAGCACTGactgaaagccttcccacattcattacatttatatGGTTTTTCCCCAGTGTGGATCCTCTGGTGCTTGATAAGGTCCGAGTTCTGACTGAAACTTTTGCTGCACTGTGTGCATAgatatggtttttctccagtgtgaattctctgatgaagAATAAGGTCAGAACTCTGACTGAAGGCTTTCTCACAACAATCACAATGATAGGGTTTTTCCCCAGAGTGTACTCTCTGATGTTTAGTGAGGTCTGAGCTTTGACTAAAACTTTTATTGCACTGATTACATGCATacggtttctctccagtgtgtaTTCTCTGATGTTTCACAAGGTCTGAACGACGACTAAAACTTTTAGTACAATCGTTACATggatagggtttctctccagtgtggattctcTGATGCAGAATAAGGTTTGAGCTTTGACTAAAGGTTTTCCCACACTCAtcacattcatagggtttctcgcCTGTATGAATTCTATGATGTTTAATAAGGTCTGATCTTCGACTAAACATTTTACTGCACTGGTTACATGGGTaaggcttctctccagtgtgaattcgTTGATGATTAACAAGATCTGAAAGTCTACTGAAGGTTTTGCTACACTGATTACATggatagggtttctctccagtgtgaattctctgatgcaGAATAAGGACTGAGCTCTGATTaaaagctttcccacattcattacatttatagggtttctctccagtgtggatcCTTCGATGTTTAATAAGGTCTGAGTTCTGACTGAAACTTTTGCTACACTGATTACATGgatatggtttctctccagtgtggattctcTGATGTAGAATAAGATCAGAGCTCTGACTGAAGGCTTTTCCACACACATCACATTTATATGGTTTCTCACCAGTGTGGATTCTTTGATGTTTTATAACATCAGAACTCTGACTAAAATGTTTGTTACACTGGTTACATGTATAAGGCTTCTCTCCAGTATGTATTCTTTGATGTTTAACTAGGTCTGAGCGCTGGCTAAAACTTTTACTACAATGACTGCACTGATAGGGTTTTTCTCCTGTATGTATTCTCTGATGTATAATAAGATCAGAGCTCtgactgaaggctttcccacattcatcaCATTTGTAAGGTTTTTCACCAGTGTGGACTCTTTGATGTTTAATAAGGTCTGAGCTCCGACGGAAACTTTTAATACACCAATTACAAGGATAGGGTTTCtccccagtatgaattctctgatgcagAACCAGGGCTGAGCTCACATTAAAGGCCTTTCCACACTTAtcacattcatagggtttctcccaATGGGTTCTTCGATGCCTAATAAGGCCTGTACTACAAGCAAAGTTTTGCCCACATTCATCACAGTTATGTTGTCTTCTTTTGAAGAGGTTCTGATCCTTTTCATTGAATTTATCCCCAAATCCACAGAATTCTCTGCATTCAGGATCTTGGAGAACATCATCTCTGGGGTTACCAGACTCTTCAGTCAATGGTTCAATTTTTGCTGTAATTTCCTCCTCGGAAGCCAGCTCTCCAACCTTGGCCTTAGTCTCACCATCtagaacaataaaatataaatggaatgtaTTCTCCATACTGTAAGAAAGTTTCAGGTGAAATAGATTAGTATTTTCCtatgaaaatactaaaaattatcTTCTGAGAGGGAAATAAAGAAGAATCAACAAGTAATAGATAATCGTTTATTGAAGTGGCTTATCAGATatattctgtatatgtctgtcACAGGAGATCTGGGAATACTGAAACCTAATTACAGTGATAAGGAAAGTTTGACTATATTAGAGCTAATACATAAACAACTTACTGACGTATATAAAGTAGTCAGTATGAATGAATACGTGGGTGAAGGAGTGGGGGAGGAGgtgaaagggagggagaggaggaggaggcagtggCAGCCAGGCTGTCACTGTGAGTGTATACCAACCAGGCTGGTCACATGTTGTCATtaggggaaagaaagaagcatCAAGCCCAGGAATGGTTAGAAAAGAAGCCTGCATTTTCAAATATAGGTCTACATAGTCCTCCACCTCTTTTGCCCTGATTATTAGAAGGAAGTGGCCTAGAAAACATGATCCTTTTGGGAACAGCCATATTCAGTGACCAAACTTCCTTACTAAGGTATGTGGACCAGAAAAAAGGTTAGGGAGGTAGGATCAGAAATCTCTTTTGAGTTGATTTTGAGGAGATTATTCCTCTGCTCAACGATACCAGAGGGCTGTAATGGTAGAGAACATGGGAGCTCCATTGAAATTCTTGAGACTATCATTCCATTATTAAGTGGTGTTTACTATAAAAGGCACACCATTCTCAGACTGCAAATGATCTAGAGAGCTGAAAACATGACAAAGATTAATTTCAAGGGCTAAAGTCCAAAATCCCAAGCCTCCAAGTGGAGGCTTATCCTCTTTGCCAAAGGCAAAGGGTACTGGAAAAAGTAAAGTATTGCGGTAAATCTAAATGTGTATATACTGAATGATATAAGCAATATGAATGTCTCATGgattttacaatatatatgtaGAGTTAAAATACATGGCAAAAATAGCACAAGAGGAGGGAGGTAAATAGAACTAAAATATTACAAGGTCTTTGGGTTATCCTAGAAATAGTAAATTAAGATAACCTGTAATAAATCAAATGTGTATGTTGTAACTTCTAAGGCAGCCTTTTTCAACTAGGGttccacaagaaaataaaaagaaaataatttgcctATTTTCTTAATTCTCCCAAAGATGGTAGATACCAAGTAAATCAATAGATGTAGAGGAGAAACATTAATATGTAAGTTACAGTGGATGCCTTAGAGCATTTTGGCTTAATTCTCTCACAGAATCACATTTGAGAAAGGCTGCTATTAGGTGACaattaaataacaataaaaggGTGTATAAACAGTAAGCTAATAGAGAAAAAAacggaaaaacaaaaaacttggtaatataattaaattaggcacaaagggagaaaaaagaaaaacaaaaaagaaacaaaatatgggaaaataacaaaaaataagatgGTACATTTAAATCCAAACATCAACTATGTTACATGTAAATtaactacttcaataaaaagcaaagaaagaccaacagctaacatcatacttaatggttaaGCATTAAATGCTTTTCTCCTAGGAACAAAGGAGGAAAACAAGGATGCCCTCTCTTACTACTTGTATTCAATATTGTACAACTTCTATTCAATATTCATAGACAATGCAAtatgacatgaaaaataaatgagacataCAAGAAGTCAAACTGCCTTATAGACTATGCAGTCACATATACAGAAAATCCGAAAGtgtctttaaaaagttattagaaTTTGTAAATGGTTTTATTAGTGCAATACACAAAACCTGattgtatttctgtatactagcaatgaacaattagaacctaaaattaaaaacaatttttttcaactgcaccaaaaaaatgaaatacttagaaacaaattcaacaaaatatgtgcaatatCTGcataatgaaaactataaaatgttgctgagagaaattaaagatctaataaatagaaatatatgccATCATTTACATAtaggaagatttaatattgttaaagtgatgaaattctccccaaattgatctatggaTTCAGTGCAaccccaatcaaaatctcagcaggccTTTTCGTAGAAACTGACAAACCAATTCTAAACTTTGTGTAGAAAGGCAGAGAAGGGtctaaacaattttgaaaaagaagaacaaaataagcgAGCTTATATTCCCTGATTTCAagctttactacaaagctacagtaatcaaggcagcgAGGTACTGGCATAGGACAGACATATCCattaatggaatagaacagagtcTATAAATAGATCCAAACATGTATGTACAACTGACCTTCAACAAAGTTGCCCATATAATTCAATGGTGAAAGGGTAGTCTCTTTTCAAAAAAAGTGTTACAACTGGATAtcataataacaaaaattaactgactctttccttatgctatacacaaaaattaactagaaatgtaatataaacctaaatataaaagctaaaactataagacTTCTAGAAGAAAGCAAAGCATAGATGactaaaattaatgcacagaactgagtaaataaatttgtgttgtttaagccacccagtctgtggttttgTTATAGCCCTAGCAGGCAAATACAgcatgtttttgaactttatacatttatggaatcataccatacgtattctgtgacttgttttttttactcaacattatgtttggaAGATTCATCCACAGTCATGTGTGTAGCTGTAGTCCATTCATGTTCACTATTATAGTGTGACATATACCACAAGtgatttatccattcttcttcaaTGCATAAGAACATTTTGCTATTTCAAACAATGCTGATATGAATATGCTGGTATGTCTATCTTGATACACATATCCAAATGTTTCTCTAGGTTATATAAATTTAGGATCAGAACTGTTAGGTCTTCAACTatacttttccaaagtggttaagCCACTTCACACTTCCATCAGGTGTATATAGTTCACATTGCTCTATTTTCTAACCAACATCAAgtctattctctttttaacccaaTGCAATCAGGCTTTTATCTCTGTAACTCCATCAAACCTGCACTTATTAAAGTCCCTAATATGCTCTATCTTGACAAATCCAGTGGTCAATTTTCAAtcttattcttgattttttttgacATAGTTGACTACTCTCTTAAATCATTTGCTTTCTTCCTGCTAACTTACCTTTCTCCTGCTCTCCATACAACAGTCAGAGTGATCTTTACATGTTATCCTGTGTAAAGAGTTCCAATGGTTTCCCATTTCACTGGGAATAAATTCTAAGTCCTTACCGTGACTTAGAAGTTTCCATATGATctggtccctttctttctctctacccTCATTTCATTCTAAACCACCCCTATCACCTGTCTACCCCAGGCTTACTCTGTTCCTGCTATATCTATGGGCCTCTGACTTTTGCTATTCCTTCCACCTGGAAGACTCTTCTCTCAGATGGTTACATGGCTTATTCTTTCACTTCGGTTATCTCTCTAACCAACTGTTACCACCTCAGAAAGGCACAATGCTTGGTGGGCCCTGCATTTTTGAGGCAACAGATACCATAGTAAATGTGCTGAAATGACCAATTTGAGTAACTTGCAAggttgctacttttttttttttttttttaaggttgctACTTTTGAGTGAGGCTTAGAGTAAAAAAACgttctgcagggcttccctggtggcgcagtggttgagaatctgcctgctaatgcaggggacacgggttcgagccctggtctgggaagatcccacgtgccgcagagcggctgggcccgtgagccacaattactgagcctgcgtgtctggagcctgcgctccgc contains the following coding sequences:
- the LOC130704505 gene encoding zinc finger protein 271 — translated: MVNLQLLPEVSSVQWQSMEIQFNYEAQEHYLLSDGETKAKVGELASEEEITAKIEPLTEESGNPRDDVLQDPECREFCGFGDKFNEKDQNLFKRRQHNCDECGQNFACSTGLIRHRRTHWEKPYECDKCGKAFNVSSALVLHQRIHTGEKPYPCNWCIKSFRRSSDLIKHQRVHTGEKPYKCDECGKAFSQSSDLIIHQRIHTGEKPYQCSHCSKSFSQRSDLVKHQRIHTGEKPYTCNQCNKHFSQSSDVIKHQRIHTGEKPYKCDVCGKAFSQSSDLILHQRIHTGEKPYPCNQCSKSFSQNSDLIKHRRIHTGEKPYKCNECGKAFNQSSVLILHQRIHTGEKPYPCNQCSKTFSRLSDLVNHQRIHTGEKPYPCNQCSKMFSRRSDLIKHHRIHTGEKPYECDECGKTFSQSSNLILHQRIHTGEKPYPCNDCTKSFSRRSDLVKHQRIHTGEKPYACNQCNKSFSQSSDLTKHQRVHSGEKPYHCDCCEKAFSQSSDLILHQRIHTGEKPYLCTQCSKSFSQNSDLIKHQRIHTGEKPYKCNECGKAFSQCSALVLHQRIHTGEKPYPCDQCGKSFNRRSDLINHQRIHTNENPYKCDVSGKAFSTCTDLTEHQRIHIGEKPHRCVQCSRSFSQLSDLINHEKVHSGEDTLNVLNMGKPLVYTPTLFSTRGTQPEKNLMNAMNDYEKGFNQCSTFVLH